The following coding sequences lie in one Haematobia irritans isolate KBUSLIRL chromosome 3, ASM5000362v1, whole genome shotgun sequence genomic window:
- the ppk28 gene encoding pickpocket 28 encodes MVWSTTGNNSAHRFRKAKVGPSFDEPPEYSSDEDNICTKKAIKKNINYYLKNTTLHGLKYLAEDKITTPERIFFGMSFIFVVFVSGFFISNVYTKWSATPIIISTSSKQTLSTELPFPAITICNMNQAQRSKVKNIPKGSSNFSLLMSLCEQESDDLVITYLGFWKYFKAILVEVAQPCDQMLLYCRYGSRMENCSNIFNTMLTDDGLCCTFNALDAKFLLLNYSEENTIMPVSESQYVPIDWTPEKGYPEKLPPLYYPRISGGAGSRMGLTVILNVSSAEYYCSKSKCLGFKVLVHNPAELPKISNYGFFMTPGREARVPIEPIYQNALPSIRGIKKDVRRCLFSDEGDLVYYRTYSRKNCELECEAQILMKKCSCILYYLPRIDPNVAICGPNDNKCTTQVQSDIESSNTSASCDTCLPGCFELNYQTTLTSSTMVKENVHTANNFPIDIFERAHNITDLSIMHFYFVSNTFRGTTKSEMFGFTEFLSNTGGLLGLFMGFSIFSLIEIIYYITVRPYCAARTIELEHKRKHEGSRYFRKHLKKVENSAKGIKQKSWIKRIKNTRKKYQRKLPELFKNPKVSREDDREVFPYIE; translated from the exons ATGGTTTGGTCTACAACAGGAAATAATAGTGCGCATAGATTTCGTAAAGCAAAAGTTGGGCCAA GTTTCGATGAGCCTCCTGAATATTCGAGTGATGAAGATAATATATGCACCAAGAAAGCAATAAAAAAGAATATCAATTATTATCTAAAAAATACAACATTGCATGGTCTAAAATATTTAGCTGAAGATAAGATAACAACTCCCGAAAG GATTTTCTTTGGaatgtcttttatttttgtcgTTTTTGTTTCGGGATTTTTCATTTCGAATGTCTATACCAAATGGTCGGCCACACCTATAATAATTTCCACTAGCTCCAAGCAAACCTTAAGTACAGAGTTACCATTTCCAGCCATAACCATATGTAATATGAACCAAGCCCAAAGAAGTAAAGTTAAGAATATACCAAA GGGTAGCTCTAATTTCTCCCTGCTGATGAGTTTATGTGAACAGGAATCTGATGATTTGGTTATAACTTACTTgggtttttggaaatattttaaggCTATTTTAGTAGAG GTTGCCCAACCTTGTGATCAAATGCTTTTGTATTGCAGATACGGTTCACGTatggaaaattgttcaaatatctTCAATACAATGCTAACAGATGATGGTTTATGCTGCACATTTAATGCACTTGATGCGAAATTTCTGCTATTGAATTACAG tgAAGAGAATACCATAATGCCGGTTTCGGAAAGTCAGTATGTTCCCATAGACTGGACACCAGAAAAAGGCTACCCGGAGAAATTACCACCACTTTACTATCCGAGGATATCAGGGGGAGCAGGAAGCAGAATGGGTTTAACAGTTATACTCAATGTTTCATCGGCTGAATATTACTGCAGTAAATCGAAATGTTTGGGATTCAAG GTCTTGGTTCACAATCCTGCAGAATTACCAAAAATTAGCAATTACGGGTTCTTTATGACACCGGGTCGTGAGGCTCGTGTACCCATTGAACCAATCTATCAAAATGCTCTACCCAGTATAAGGGGTATCAAAAAAGATGTACGACGATGTTTATTTTCCGATGAAGGCGATTTAGTTTACTATCGTActtattcacgaaaaaattgtgaattagaATGTGAAGCTCAAATATTAATGAAGAAATGCTCATGTATTCTATATTATCTGCCACGTATTGATCCGAATGTTGCAATTTGTGGTCCCAATGACAATAAATGTACGACACAGGTGCAATCGGATATTGAATCCTCGAATACGAGTGCCTCATGCGATACTTGTTTACCGGGATGCTTTGAATTGAACTATCAAACCACGCTTACCTCATCCACAATGGTTAAGGAAAATGTTCACACAGCAAATAATTTTCCCATAGATATTTTCGAAAGGGCTCACAATATTACAGATTTATCGATAATGCATTTCTATTTTGTTTCGAATACATTTCGTGGGACAACCAAATCGGAAATGTTTGGTTTTACAGAGTTTTTAT CTAATACCGGCGGCCTATTGGGACTCTTTATGGGATTCAGCATATTTTCCTTAATTgagattatatattatataactGTGCGTCCCTATTGTGCAGCGAGGACTATAGAATTggaacataaaagaaaacatGAAGGATCTCGT TATTTTCGCAAACATCtcaaaaaagtggaaaattcTGCTAAGGGCATAAAACAGAAATCATGGATAAAGAGAATCAAAAACACTCGTAAGAAATACCAACGAAAATTGCCAGAGttattcaaaaatccaaaagttAGTCGTGAGGATGATCGTGAAGTTTTCCCATATATAGAATAG